From a single Egibacteraceae bacterium genomic region:
- a CDS encoding HepT-like ribonuclease domain-containing protein: MSRRDDERLADIVASADAIASHLRRGSLDDGLIFDAVRVRLIEIGEAVKDINPELLAAEPGIPWRDVAGMRDQLAHRYFDTAAGIVQATVDDDLPALVAAVHRMLTRLRASAEPPDEPA; this comes from the coding sequence ATGAGCCGACGCGACGACGAGCGGCTCGCGGACATCGTGGCGTCGGCCGACGCGATCGCGTCCCACCTGCGGCGGGGCAGCCTCGACGACGGTCTCATCTTCGATGCCGTTCGCGTCCGCCTCATCGAGATCGGCGAAGCGGTCAAGGACATCAATCCGGAGCTCCTGGCCGCTGAACCAGGCATCCCGTGGCGTGACGTCGCCGGGATGCGGGATCAGCTCGCTCACCGCTACTTCGACACCGCTGCCGGGATCGTCCAGGCAACCGTGGACGACGACTTGCCTGCGCTCGTGGCCGCCGTCCACCGGATGCTCACACGCCTCCGAGCAAGCGCTGAGCCGCCCGATGAGCCAGCCTGA